One segment of Nitrospirota bacterium DNA contains the following:
- a CDS encoding glycosyltransferase family 9 protein yields MMKLNLDCVYYKGEKPCVKNRLCDGCDDYLPMGKRILILKHAAMGDVLRTTPILYALKRSYPNSFITWMTDSASADLLKYNRMIDRLYIYGTADMMRLTCESFDLILSLDKEPRTAALAMKIDAREKRGMGLSPEGNVYFFNPEAEHYFKLGLSNELKFFENKRSYQDLVCEAVGLTYQNDPYDLEIPDASRQKAKKLFNEAGLGENDRVIGLNTGAGGVFANKNWTPDHYVALINQLTREFRLKIVLLGGEREKELNDDLQSRSKEKIYNFGSQALLDFCGLIERCSLIITGDTLGMHLAIGLKVKLLVLFGPTCAQEIDLYGLGEKIVSTISCAPCYKQVCPETVTCMDLISVESVYKSMVSILGPSFFEPSRKA; encoded by the coding sequence ATGATGAAATTAAATTTAGATTGTGTTTATTACAAAGGCGAAAAGCCCTGCGTTAAAAATCGCCTCTGCGACGGGTGCGATGACTACCTGCCGATGGGTAAACGGATTTTAATCCTGAAACATGCCGCGATGGGAGATGTACTTAGAACGACCCCGATCCTTTACGCGCTTAAACGGAGCTATCCAAACTCCTTTATTACCTGGATGACAGACTCAGCCTCTGCCGACCTGTTAAAATACAATAGGATGATCGACCGGCTTTATATTTATGGAACCGCCGATATGATGCGGCTAACGTGCGAGTCTTTTGACCTGATTCTCTCCCTGGATAAAGAACCCAGGACAGCGGCGCTCGCGATGAAAATCGATGCCAGAGAAAAGCGGGGAATGGGGCTTTCCCCGGAAGGAAATGTTTATTTCTTCAATCCCGAAGCGGAACATTATTTTAAGCTGGGGCTTTCAAATGAATTAAAGTTTTTTGAAAATAAACGGTCTTATCAAGACCTGGTTTGTGAAGCGGTTGGCCTGACTTATCAAAATGATCCCTATGATCTGGAGATACCTGACGCCTCGCGTCAAAAAGCAAAAAAGCTTTTTAACGAGGCGGGACTCGGCGAGAATGACCGGGTCATTGGGTTAAATACCGGCGCCGGAGGTGTTTTTGCCAACAAGAATTGGACCCCTGATCATTATGTCGCGTTAATCAATCAACTCACCCGTGAGTTTCGTCTCAAAATTGTTTTATTGGGGGGCGAACGGGAAAAAGAGCTCAACGATGATCTTCAATCAAGGTCAAAAGAAAAAATTTATAATTTCGGAAGCCAGGCTCTTCTTGACTTTTGCGGCTTGATCGAACGATGCAGTCTGATCATTACCGGGGACACCCTTGGAATGCATCTTGCCATCGGCCTGAAGGTTAAACTCCTGGTCCTGTTTGGACCCACCTGCGCCCAGGAAATTGACCTGTATGGACTGGGAGAAAAAATCGTTTCGACCATTTCCTGCGCCCCCTGCTATAAACAGGTTTGTCCAGAAACGGTTACCTGTATGGATCTGATTTCTGTCGAATCGGTCTACAAATCGATGGTTTCCATCCTGGGTCCTTCTTTTTTTGAGCCTTCAAGGAAA
- a CDS encoding glycosyltransferase family 39 protein: protein MMTKNKDRYFYYSWLIIILSAVSRLLMIGKVGLGDDEAHYWMWSKNLDWSYFDHPPMVAWVIAFFTAIGGDHEFFVRVGAVLLFLITSWGAYFLAAALKDQKTGFFTVVFLNISPVFSFLGSVLMVPDGPLAAAWVLFLIFFYKALQIPHFNKYWVLTGIALGIGALSKYNAVLLPISAFLYLLLSKQNRFWVLRKEPYIALGIGVILSLPVVYWNAQNHWASFGFQLNHGIGEDHSFSSQLFFQILGAQIGYISPILFFLAWIAVILSGIKGIKYQDERYLFLFCFAAPTLFLFNGIGAFHKILPHWPALGFITAFIALALWIVEDRPKIKLWVASAVLLGISLTLLVPIQALFMVLPYTKSFTAKVDPTNDLYGWPEAASRVNFLQAKMNSKEGPTFIYSNKFLIADQIGFYTGKSRGVYCFNEDKSQYDFWDDPGSLKGQNAIFVTDNRYQVDPVEKFGKNFEKIEKEAPIDIYRKGVLIRTFYLYRCYGFKGIKI from the coding sequence ATGATGACAAAAAATAAAGACAGGTATTTCTATTATTCATGGTTGATAATCATTTTATCTGCCGTGTCGCGTCTTTTAATGATCGGAAAAGTCGGGTTAGGGGATGATGAAGCCCATTACTGGATGTGGAGTAAAAATCTCGATTGGAGTTATTTTGATCACCCTCCCATGGTTGCCTGGGTCATTGCCTTTTTTACCGCTATCGGCGGAGACCATGAATTTTTCGTTCGGGTCGGAGCCGTCCTCTTGTTTTTAATCACTTCATGGGGCGCTTATTTTTTAGCGGCGGCGCTCAAGGATCAGAAAACCGGGTTTTTTACGGTTGTTTTTCTAAACATTTCGCCCGTCTTTTCTTTTTTAGGATCAGTTTTAATGGTACCGGATGGTCCGTTAGCGGCGGCCTGGGTCCTTTTTCTTATCTTTTTTTACAAAGCTCTGCAAATACCCCATTTTAACAAATACTGGGTTTTGACCGGGATTGCCCTGGGAATCGGCGCTTTAAGCAAATATAACGCGGTCCTTCTTCCCATATCCGCTTTTCTTTATCTTCTCCTTTCGAAACAGAATCGGTTTTGGGTTTTGCGAAAAGAACCCTATATTGCTCTGGGGATCGGGGTGATTTTGTCCCTGCCGGTTGTTTACTGGAATGCCCAAAACCACTGGGCTTCCTTTGGGTTTCAGCTCAATCATGGCATCGGGGAGGACCATTCATTCTCCTCGCAATTGTTTTTTCAGATTTTAGGAGCTCAAATCGGGTATATTTCACCCATCCTTTTTTTTCTGGCATGGATTGCTGTTATTTTAAGCGGGATAAAGGGGATTAAATATCAGGACGAACGTTACCTGTTTTTATTTTGTTTCGCGGCTCCGACGCTTTTTCTATTTAATGGAATCGGCGCTTTTCATAAAATATTACCTCATTGGCCCGCCCTTGGATTTATAACGGCATTTATCGCCCTGGCCCTATGGATCGTGGAAGACCGGCCTAAAATAAAGTTATGGGTCGCGTCGGCCGTTTTGTTAGGAATTTCGCTTACACTCCTTGTTCCGATTCAGGCTCTTTTTATGGTTTTGCCTTATACTAAAAGTTTCACCGCGAAAGTGGATCCGACCAATGACCTGTATGGCTGGCCGGAAGCCGCCAGCCGGGTCAATTTTCTTCAGGCCAAAATGAATTCAAAGGAGGGCCCCACTTTTATTTATTCGAATAAATTCCTGATTGCCGACCAGATAGGTTTTTATACCGGAAAGAGCCGTGGGGTATACTGTTTTAATGAAGATAAATCGCAATATGATTTTTGGGATGACCCCGGGAGTCTTAAAGGTCAAAACGCGATTTTTGTGACCGACAACCGTTACCAGGTTGACCCGGTTGAAAAATTCGGTAAAAATTTTGAGAAAATTGAAAAAGAAGCGCCCATTGATATTTATCGAAAAGGGGTTTTAATCCGGACCTTTTATCTTTACCGGTGTTACGGTTTTAAAGGAATAAAAATTTAA
- a CDS encoding phosphatase PAP2 family protein: MNQLLSLDHSLFFSINNGWQNPFFDFLMPLATRLGEGWILALIVIPALYIYDRKNFYRHLVLLSAVLLATGLVGRVIKSLVDRPRPLKEMADLIDSHRVVLHVLGKPLREFSFPSGHTLTAFSAATFLSYQYRRYTAFFMSVALLTGLSRVYVGAHFPSDVLGGMIMAISITWTMCYLTQKYYDKK; encoded by the coding sequence TTGAATCAATTATTGTCCCTGGATCATTCTCTCTTTTTTTCAATTAATAACGGCTGGCAAAACCCTTTTTTCGACTTCCTGATGCCTCTGGCCACGCGGTTGGGTGAAGGTTGGATCCTTGCCCTGATCGTTATTCCGGCTTTATATATCTACGACCGGAAAAATTTTTACAGGCATCTGGTTTTACTTTCAGCCGTTTTATTGGCCACCGGTTTAGTCGGAAGAGTGATCAAGTCTCTGGTTGATCGGCCAAGACCGTTAAAGGAAATGGCTGACCTTATCGACTCGCATCGGGTGGTTCTTCATGTCCTTGGGAAACCCTTGCGGGAATTTTCTTTTCCCTCAGGACATACCTTAACTGCTTTTTCTGCCGCCACCTTTTTAAGTTATCAATACAGACGGTATACGGCGTTTTTCATGTCTGTGGCGTTACTGACAGGCTTGTCCAGAGTTTACGTAGGAGCCCATTTCCCTTCAGATGTCCTGGGAGGAATGATCATGGCGATCAGTATCACTTGGACCATGTGTTATTTAACTCAAAAATATTATGATAAAAAATAA